Genomic window (Vulpes lagopus strain Blue_001 chromosome 6, ASM1834538v1, whole genome shotgun sequence):
ATGCACACTTGATGATCAGAtcgattttaaatattattcatggcATATAGCCTAGTCCATGCTCTAGCTGTTTCTATGGCTTGGGCTTCGTTGGTCTTCCACTGCTCCGCTACATCATTTGCTAACGGATCATCTGGATTGGGAGCACTTAACAAAGCCTGGATCGATAGCAGAACTGTGCGGATCTGCAGTGCTGGGGAccacttatctttcaaaatatctaaacatattcTTCCCAACTTGTCTACATTAGGATGATAAATTTTGGTCATGAAACGTACTTTAGGGGCTGCCATCGGGTATTCTTCTGGAAGGAATAGTTCCAGTTTAAAAGTCCCTCCCTCAAAGGGGGAATCCTGGGGG
Coding sequences:
- the LOC121493462 gene encoding ubiquitin-conjugating enzyme E2 N, encoding MAGLPRRIIKETQRLLAEPVPGIKAEPDESNARYFHVVIAGPQDSPFEGGTFKLELFLPEEYPMAAPKVRFMTKIYHPNVDKLGRICLDILKDKWSPALQIRTVLLSIQALLSAPNPDDPLANDVAEQWKTNEAQAIETARAWTRLYAMNNI